A DNA window from Choristoneura fumiferana chromosome 24, NRCan_CFum_1, whole genome shotgun sequence contains the following coding sequences:
- the NiPp1 gene encoding nuclear inhibitor of protein phosphatase 1 gives MANHYEVPSWAGKPPTGLHLDVLKGDKLIQKLMLDEKKCYLFGRNPQMNDFCIDHASCSRVHAAFVYHKDLNRAFLVDLGSTHGTYIGQMRLEAHKPTQLPIDSNFHFGASTRNYIIRERPTGNARGIMEDLPSTETEGALLGLPETQTELDNLTEFNTAHNRRISMLGISTDDGSDVMKPPTGTKRSASMPAGVPKKQRRNVSFNEEVDIINPEDIDPTIGRFRNLVKSTIVPNANNPPRKLKLQSADENHHQHSLRLQELSRGAALYSDLPAPSSHLSLIGARLGLTLPNPAPDVELEGPEPHINIHPPLPHSAAEESGPSNEPKRKKYAKEAWPGRKPGLIPGV, from the exons ATGGCGAATCACTACGAGGTGCCCAGCTG GGCTGGTAAACCTCCTACTGGTTTGCATTTGGACGTATTGAAAGGTGATAAACTGATCCAGAAGCTTATGCTAGATGAAAAGAAATGTTATCTATTTGGTCGGAACCCTCAGATGAATGACTTTTGTATTGACCATGCCAGTTGCTCCAGAGTTCATGCTGCGTTTGTATACCATAAAGACTTGAACAGAGCATTCTTGGTTGATCTAGGGAGCA CTCATGGCACATACATCGGTCAGATGCGTTTGGAGGCCCACAAACCGACGCAGCTACCCATCGATTCAAATTTCCATTTTGGAGCATCCACAAGAAACTATATTATAAG GGAGCGGCCGACCGGGAACGCGCGAGGCATAATGGAGGACTTACCGAGTACAGAGACAGAGGGCGCCCTCCTCGGCCTCCCGGAGACACAGACAGAATTAGAC aatttaacgGAATTCAACACAGCACACAACCGGCGGATCTCAATGTTGGGAATATCAACGGATGATGGCAGCGACGTCATGAAG CCCCCTACGGGCACGAAGCGCTCGGCCTCCATGCCGGCCGGCGTGCCTAAGAAGCAGCGCCGCAACGTCTCCTTCAACGAAGAGGTGGACATTATCAACCCAGAAGACATCGACCCCACCATCGGGAGGTTCCGGAATCTGGTCAAGAGCACGATCGTGCCCAACGCCAACAATCCGCCGAGGAAACTCAAGCTGCAGAGCGCTGATGAGA ATCACCACCAGCACTCGCTGCGACTCCAGGAGTTGTCCCGCGGCGCGGCGTTGTACTCAGACCTACCGGCGCCTAGCTCTCATCTTAGTCTCATCGGGGCCAG GCTGGGCCTGACGCTGCCTAATCCGGCGCCGGACGTGGAGCTAGAAGGACCGGAGCCCCACATCAATATACACCCGCCGCTGCCGCATTCTG CTGCAGAAGAATCTGGTCCGTCCAACGAGCCGAAGAGGAAGAAGTATGCCAAAGAAGCATGGCCGGGACGCAAGCCGGGGCTCATACCGGGAGTCTGA
- the MrgBP gene encoding MRG/MORF4L binding protein isoform X2, with translation MVSSEEEAELKPADAVEWDVDMEIQLFYAMANHKPVGINKHFQMACIWEKLTNSITKEISTQDIWKHLESLYDVSMLDDTEPIPFPNHEVAFSLPENEFGALIKQKCRDGILPDDSEASHLEVRSSSPKPSTPRSSSRGTASKDSTPKGRKDSAGAPGAKSRKESGSSHASTDTPSVKSDKDYDRRRDSRDSNASGPRDSSSGRKSTSQKERVPKTKVSGWDSPLIDEEAGRRGRRRANTSTPPATTPAKRRRT, from the exons ATGGTGTCTAGCGAAGAAGAAGCCGAACTTAAACCGGCGGACGCAGTCGAATGGGACGTCGATATGGAAATTCAATTGTTCTATGCAATGGCAAACCACAAGCCGGTTGGCATCAACAAACACTTCCAAATGGCTTGTATTTGGGAAAAACTGACCAATTCTATAACCAAGGAGATTTCTACGCAGGATATTTGGAAACATTTGGAGTCCCTGTATGACGTGTCTATGCTGGATGATACAGAACCTATACCTTTTCCAAATCACGAGGTGGCTTTCAGCTTGCCCGAGAACGAATTTGGAGCCCTAATCAAACAGAAATGCAGAGATGGTATCTTGCCTGATGACAGTGAAG CATCCCATCTTGAAGTCCGAAGCTCCTCGCCTAAGCCCTCCACTCCAAGAAGCAGTTCTCGAGGCACTGCCTCTAAAGACAGTACTCCAAAAG GTCGCAAGGACAGCGCGGGGGCGCCGGGGGCAAAGTCCCGCAAGGAGAGCGGCAGCTCGCACGCGTCCACGGACACTCCTAGCGTGAAGTCCGACAAGGATTATG ATCGTCGACGCGACTCTCGGGATTCAAACGCGTCGGGACCTCGCGACAGCTCTAGCGGCAGGAAATCTACGTCACAGAAGGAAAGGGTTCCGAAGACTAAAGTGTCAG GCTGGGACTCTCCCCTCATAGACGAGGAGGCCGGTcgccgcgggcgccggcgcgcgAACACGTCGACCCCGCCGGCGACCACCCCCGCCAAGCGCCGGCGCACGTGA
- the MrgBP gene encoding MRG/MORF4L binding protein isoform X1, whose product MVSSEEEAELKPADAVEWDVDMEIQLFYAMANHKPVGINKHFQMACIWEKLTNSITKEISTQDIWKHLESLYDVSMLDDTEPIPFPNHEVAFSLPENEFGALIKQKCRDGILPDDSEASHLEVRSSSPKPSTPRSSSRGTASKDSTPKVVPPGRKDSAGAPGAKSRKESGSSHASTDTPSVKSDKDYDRRRDSRDSNASGPRDSSSGRKSTSQKERVPKTKVSGWDSPLIDEEAGRRGRRRANTSTPPATTPAKRRRT is encoded by the exons ATGGTGTCTAGCGAAGAAGAAGCCGAACTTAAACCGGCGGACGCAGTCGAATGGGACGTCGATATGGAAATTCAATTGTTCTATGCAATGGCAAACCACAAGCCGGTTGGCATCAACAAACACTTCCAAATGGCTTGTATTTGGGAAAAACTGACCAATTCTATAACCAAGGAGATTTCTACGCAGGATATTTGGAAACATTTGGAGTCCCTGTATGACGTGTCTATGCTGGATGATACAGAACCTATACCTTTTCCAAATCACGAGGTGGCTTTCAGCTTGCCCGAGAACGAATTTGGAGCCCTAATCAAACAGAAATGCAGAGATGGTATCTTGCCTGATGACAGTGAAG CATCCCATCTTGAAGTCCGAAGCTCCTCGCCTAAGCCCTCCACTCCAAGAAGCAGTTCTCGAGGCACTGCCTCTAAAGACAGTACTCCAAAAG TTGTGCCGCCAGGTCGCAAGGACAGCGCGGGGGCGCCGGGGGCAAAGTCCCGCAAGGAGAGCGGCAGCTCGCACGCGTCCACGGACACTCCTAGCGTGAAGTCCGACAAGGATTATG ATCGTCGACGCGACTCTCGGGATTCAAACGCGTCGGGACCTCGCGACAGCTCTAGCGGCAGGAAATCTACGTCACAGAAGGAAAGGGTTCCGAAGACTAAAGTGTCAG GCTGGGACTCTCCCCTCATAGACGAGGAGGCCGGTcgccgcgggcgccggcgcgcgAACACGTCGACCCCGCCGGCGACCACCCCCGCCAAGCGCCGGCGCACGTGA
- the MrgBP gene encoding MRG/MORF4L binding protein isoform X3 produces MVSSEEEAELKPADAVEWDVDMEIQLFYAMANHKPVGINKHFQMACIWEKLTNSITKEISTQDIWKHLESLYDVSMLDDTEPIPFPNHEVAFSLPENEFGALIKQKCRDGILPDDSEVVPPGRKDSAGAPGAKSRKESGSSHASTDTPSVKSDKDYDRRRDSRDSNASGPRDSSSGRKSTSQKERVPKTKVSGWDSPLIDEEAGRRGRRRANTSTPPATTPAKRRRT; encoded by the exons ATGGTGTCTAGCGAAGAAGAAGCCGAACTTAAACCGGCGGACGCAGTCGAATGGGACGTCGATATGGAAATTCAATTGTTCTATGCAATGGCAAACCACAAGCCGGTTGGCATCAACAAACACTTCCAAATGGCTTGTATTTGGGAAAAACTGACCAATTCTATAACCAAGGAGATTTCTACGCAGGATATTTGGAAACATTTGGAGTCCCTGTATGACGTGTCTATGCTGGATGATACAGAACCTATACCTTTTCCAAATCACGAGGTGGCTTTCAGCTTGCCCGAGAACGAATTTGGAGCCCTAATCAAACAGAAATGCAGAGATGGTATCTTGCCTGATGACAGTGAAG TTGTGCCGCCAGGTCGCAAGGACAGCGCGGGGGCGCCGGGGGCAAAGTCCCGCAAGGAGAGCGGCAGCTCGCACGCGTCCACGGACACTCCTAGCGTGAAGTCCGACAAGGATTATG ATCGTCGACGCGACTCTCGGGATTCAAACGCGTCGGGACCTCGCGACAGCTCTAGCGGCAGGAAATCTACGTCACAGAAGGAAAGGGTTCCGAAGACTAAAGTGTCAG GCTGGGACTCTCCCCTCATAGACGAGGAGGCCGGTcgccgcgggcgccggcgcgcgAACACGTCGACCCCGCCGGCGACCACCCCCGCCAAGCGCCGGCGCACGTGA
- the MrgBP gene encoding MRG/MORF4L binding protein isoform X4 encodes MVSSEEEAELKPADAVEWDVDMEIQLFYAMANHKPVGINKHFQMACIWEKLTNSITKEISTQDIWKHLESLYDVSMLDDTEPIPFPNHEVAFSLPENEFGALIKQKCRDGILPDDSEGRKDSAGAPGAKSRKESGSSHASTDTPSVKSDKDYDRRRDSRDSNASGPRDSSSGRKSTSQKERVPKTKVSGWDSPLIDEEAGRRGRRRANTSTPPATTPAKRRRT; translated from the exons ATGGTGTCTAGCGAAGAAGAAGCCGAACTTAAACCGGCGGACGCAGTCGAATGGGACGTCGATATGGAAATTCAATTGTTCTATGCAATGGCAAACCACAAGCCGGTTGGCATCAACAAACACTTCCAAATGGCTTGTATTTGGGAAAAACTGACCAATTCTATAACCAAGGAGATTTCTACGCAGGATATTTGGAAACATTTGGAGTCCCTGTATGACGTGTCTATGCTGGATGATACAGAACCTATACCTTTTCCAAATCACGAGGTGGCTTTCAGCTTGCCCGAGAACGAATTTGGAGCCCTAATCAAACAGAAATGCAGAGATGGTATCTTGCCTGATGACAGTGAAG GTCGCAAGGACAGCGCGGGGGCGCCGGGGGCAAAGTCCCGCAAGGAGAGCGGCAGCTCGCACGCGTCCACGGACACTCCTAGCGTGAAGTCCGACAAGGATTATG ATCGTCGACGCGACTCTCGGGATTCAAACGCGTCGGGACCTCGCGACAGCTCTAGCGGCAGGAAATCTACGTCACAGAAGGAAAGGGTTCCGAAGACTAAAGTGTCAG GCTGGGACTCTCCCCTCATAGACGAGGAGGCCGGTcgccgcgggcgccggcgcgcgAACACGTCGACCCCGCCGGCGACCACCCCCGCCAAGCGCCGGCGCACGTGA
- the Pex10 gene encoding peroxisomal biogenesis factor 10, with protein sequence MALPTAQPAEVLRAWQKDDLYQKQLAGSLARLMPSNRASKAVPISSLLYKSFTTLRDLQTLGEEYSGIVQVDETYNKLPSFCNRLLSIALSAFGENLTRRLFRYAENAVEQNSSLRPAVQNSFLVLLKALTNMVPQIENIHRALCYINGGPIQLGKTAAGIDYVQVRPAAAAYYAHLRLLGIVTLLHAFVSCGQSVHQAKRHIDQMRDFPNEVESNKSCVACLEEIVQPCALPCGHIFCMQCSYGALETCALCRTPFTKNTVVPLMNYCP encoded by the coding sequence atggCATTGCCCACGGCGCAGCCAGCGGAGGTGCTCCGAGCATGGCAAAAGGACGATCTCTACCAAAAACAACTGGCGGGCTCTCTGGCTAGGCTTATGCCTTCAAATCGGGCCTCCAAAGCTGTTCCAATATCTTCACTGCTCTACAAATCCTTCACAACTTTAAGAGACCTGCAGACGCTCGGTGAAGAATACTCCGGCATAGTTCAAGTAGACGAAACTTACAATAAACTTCCATCATTCTGTAATCGACTTTTGAGCATCGCCCTATCTGCATTCGGTGAAAATTTAACAAGAAGGTTATTCCGCTACGCAGAAAATGCCGTGGAACAAAATTCATCGCTAAGACCTGCAGTACAAAATTCGTTTTTGGTACTTTTGAAAGCACTTACAAATATGGTGCCTCAGATTGAAAATATACATCGTGCCTTGTGCTATATAAACGGAGGTCCTATTCAACTAGGAAAGACAGCAGCAGGCATAGATTATGTCCAAGTGAGACCTGCCGCTGCCGCTTATTATGCTCATTTACGACTATTAGGCATTGTTACATTGCTACATGCCTTTGTTTCTTGTGGCCAGAGTGTACACCAAGCTAAAAGACACATTGATCAAATGAGGGACTTCCCTAATGAAGTTGAAAGCAACAAATCTTGCGTAGCATGTTTGGAAGAGATTGTGCAGCCATGTGCGTTGCCATGCGGTCATATTTTCTGTATGCAATGCTCATACGGAGCTCTGGAGACTTGTGCATTATGTCGGACACCTTTCACGAAAAATACTGTTGTTCCATTGATGAACTATTGTCCATAG
- the LOC141441814 gene encoding peptidyl-prolyl cis-trans isomerase Fkbp12-like yields the protein MGVDVQTISPGNGTTYPKPGQTVVVHYTGTLENGKKFDSSRDRGQPFKFTLGKGDVIKGWDQGLTKLSVGERATLKCSPDFAYGPRGHPGVIPPNATLIFDVELLHIE from the exons atGGGTGTTGACGTTCAGACTATTTCTCCAGGAAACG GCACAACATACCCAAAGCCGGGTCAAACTGTGGTCGTACATTACACAGGCACGCTGGAAAACGGAAAGAAGTTTGACTCTTCAAGAGATCGTGGACAGCCTTTTAAGTTTACACTTGGTAAAGGGGATGTTATTAAAGGATGGGATCAAGGTTTAACTAAG ctGTCAGTAGGGGAAAGAGCAACACTAAAATGTTCCCCCGACTTTGCTTATGGTCCCCGAGGGCACCCTGGAGTCATCCCACCAAATGCTACCTTAATTTTTGATGTGGAGCTACTTCACATAGAATAG